In Mesorhizobium sp., one DNA window encodes the following:
- a CDS encoding DUF3604 domain-containing protein, with translation MIENVLVGRDSIDQAAGGSDIHDTVANRLVRFADHHEAVEAGLAIGLGAAVLLSPREAVAGEYVQCRFRITVGSAGIAKGGTVRIATRHVCQWTPPQTTEAGSPGFSTCTVESGTPLSLKGWNAIADSADLFAAMFPWQHVIDLTATERGLEAGDVIELVYGDQGRGSPGVRVQRFEEPAFVFRLFVDHDASGRFLPMPNDLPLPVVGGEIDHLVIVTPSDAEVGRATRLLVRAEDRYGNIARDFASDVVALVADGPQERRIEIRMESGVGSRDDIVFHYPGDRFFRIDDVRSNPVRVRSARPERLTLWGEIHGHTLLSDGRGTVDDYYNYARQIAGLDVCAVTDHDFMLSDAAWSLSKAATNAHNQPGRFVTLQAFEWSGQHNVGGDRNVYFADDDPPIVRSRSFYDYRNTQTYHGTAPQVNHVEDLFNWLSEHCSPGTVFVAAHFGGRPANKQWHRPELERLVEAFSEHKRSEHWANTFRAGRRLGVIAGGDDHIGRPGNGFLAYSDKGDRESFGLGLVGIQAEEFTREGVFDALYHRRVYATTGARMLVNLTVNGSPMGSQDVICTGPPVLGIDVQGTAELAVVQIVRDMQIVHEVYPEGAYEFDEGAYCAAYRDIAEAVQAGRIPSGHFHFLASGLREGRDGPVRRVSVPGRTDLKLFWQDTSLKQTGPASYYLRLVQADGHVAISSPIDCDIQAVKRAPYDRDGLRSIHNSDFLDDRRFLKAYDRGIQAVGKDYRWNWRVHLGLWAARTATQIPGDFVEFGTNRGFMSSAIMEDLDWDRTGRNFYLLDTFSGLDERFITDEERRSGILEKNRSQLDNGFYATTVEPVVANFSSWKNVTIIPGPVPLTLDRLGKGPFAFVHIDMNCAPPEIAALKFVWDSLTPGALVLLDDYAYSGYSPQKLAIDALAEELGFEVLSLPTGQGLIAKLSRSAGSGHAAAAQANPAPPPSGSRTGTATKPPVSSGPMLSHYYDEQAMRRIAGTGTDYRKIIGGLWEELGSLQLEHLRSVGMQPEHRLLDIGCGSLRLGVKAVRFLDAGNYLGTDLNESFLEAGYQREILPAGLGDKLPRSNLVVDREFEFPGIRKDIDFAIAQSVFTHLPPNHLRLCLARLADHLDGPCTFLFTVYLAPEGRDAESFEQYPGVITHPHKDPYHYRREDIQHAVIGLPWVVEYIGPWGHPKDQTMVRARLVR, from the coding sequence ATGATCGAAAACGTCCTGGTGGGGAGGGATTCGATCGATCAAGCCGCCGGAGGATCGGACATTCACGACACTGTAGCGAATCGTCTGGTGAGGTTTGCGGACCATCACGAGGCCGTCGAGGCTGGGCTGGCGATAGGTCTCGGCGCGGCAGTCCTTCTTTCGCCCAGAGAAGCGGTAGCCGGGGAATACGTTCAGTGTCGCTTCCGGATCACGGTGGGCTCTGCCGGCATCGCGAAAGGCGGTACCGTCAGAATTGCCACCCGGCATGTCTGCCAGTGGACGCCGCCGCAAACGACCGAGGCCGGATCTCCCGGTTTCAGCACCTGCACCGTCGAGTCCGGGACGCCGCTGTCCCTCAAGGGATGGAACGCGATCGCCGACAGTGCCGATCTCTTTGCGGCGATGTTTCCCTGGCAGCACGTCATCGACTTGACTGCAACCGAGCGCGGCCTCGAAGCCGGCGACGTGATCGAGTTGGTGTATGGCGATCAGGGCCGAGGCTCTCCGGGAGTTCGGGTCCAGCGCTTCGAGGAACCGGCATTCGTGTTCCGGCTTTTCGTGGATCATGACGCCAGCGGCAGGTTCCTGCCGATGCCGAACGACCTGCCGCTGCCGGTCGTCGGCGGCGAAATCGACCATCTGGTCATCGTGACGCCGTCCGACGCGGAGGTAGGACGTGCCACACGGTTGCTGGTTCGTGCCGAAGACCGCTACGGCAACATCGCCCGGGATTTTGCTTCGGACGTCGTCGCGCTCGTGGCGGATGGTCCGCAGGAACGACGCATCGAAATCCGGATGGAAAGCGGGGTGGGATCGCGTGACGACATCGTATTCCACTACCCCGGCGACCGTTTTTTTCGCATCGACGATGTGCGTAGCAACCCTGTTCGCGTCAGAAGCGCTCGACCCGAGCGCTTGACGTTGTGGGGCGAAATTCACGGGCACACGCTGTTGAGCGACGGCCGGGGAACTGTCGACGACTATTACAATTACGCCAGGCAGATCGCGGGATTGGACGTCTGCGCCGTCACCGATCACGATTTCATGCTGAGCGACGCGGCGTGGTCGCTCTCCAAGGCGGCGACCAATGCCCACAATCAGCCTGGCCGGTTTGTGACGCTGCAGGCGTTCGAATGGAGCGGTCAGCACAACGTGGGAGGAGACCGCAATGTCTACTTCGCCGATGACGATCCGCCCATCGTGCGCAGCCGGTCATTCTATGACTACCGCAATACCCAGACCTATCACGGCACCGCGCCGCAGGTGAATCACGTCGAGGATCTGTTCAACTGGCTTTCCGAGCACTGCTCGCCCGGCACCGTATTCGTCGCGGCCCATTTCGGTGGCCGGCCGGCGAACAAGCAATGGCATCGCCCGGAACTGGAACGGCTGGTCGAGGCCTTCTCCGAACACAAGCGGTCGGAACATTGGGCAAACACGTTTCGCGCAGGGCGCCGCTTAGGCGTGATCGCCGGCGGCGACGACCATATCGGCAGGCCGGGCAACGGTTTCCTCGCTTACTCCGACAAAGGCGACAGGGAGTCCTTCGGACTCGGACTGGTCGGCATCCAGGCGGAAGAATTCACCCGAGAGGGTGTTTTCGACGCGCTCTACCATCGCCGAGTCTACGCGACCACGGGGGCACGCATGTTGGTAAATCTCACGGTCAACGGCTCTCCGATGGGCAGCCAGGATGTGATCTGCACCGGGCCGCCCGTCCTGGGTATCGACGTGCAAGGCACGGCCGAACTGGCTGTCGTGCAGATCGTCCGGGACATGCAGATCGTTCACGAGGTCTATCCCGAGGGAGCTTATGAGTTTGACGAAGGTGCCTATTGCGCCGCCTATCGCGATATTGCCGAGGCAGTGCAGGCCGGCCGCATTCCAAGCGGCCATTTCCACTTCCTCGCTTCCGGCCTGCGCGAAGGGCGCGACGGCCCGGTGCGCCGCGTCTCGGTCCCCGGCCGGACCGATCTGAAGCTCTTCTGGCAGGATACGTCGCTCAAACAGACCGGCCCGGCCAGCTATTACCTGCGCCTCGTTCAGGCGGACGGTCATGTGGCCATTTCGAGCCCGATCGACTGCGACATCCAGGCCGTCAAGCGCGCACCTTATGATCGCGACGGTCTACGCAGCATCCACAACAGCGACTTCCTGGACGATCGTCGTTTTCTCAAAGCCTACGACCGCGGGATCCAGGCGGTCGGCAAGGATTACCGGTGGAATTGGCGCGTTCACCTGGGCCTTTGGGCCGCTCGCACGGCGACACAGATCCCCGGCGATTTCGTCGAGTTTGGAACCAATCGCGGGTTCATGAGCTCGGCCATCATGGAGGATCTCGACTGGGACAGGACCGGTCGGAACTTCTATCTGCTCGACACCTTCTCCGGTCTGGACGAACGGTTCATCACCGATGAAGAACGCCGCTCCGGCATCTTGGAGAAGAACCGTTCGCAACTCGATAACGGCTTCTATGCCACGACAGTGGAGCCCGTCGTCGCGAACTTCTCCTCCTGGAAGAACGTGACGATCATACCGGGACCGGTCCCGCTTACGCTTGATCGCCTGGGCAAGGGGCCGTTCGCTTTCGTTCATATCGACATGAACTGCGCTCCTCCCGAGATAGCCGCCTTGAAATTCGTCTGGGATTCGCTCACGCCCGGGGCACTCGTCCTTCTCGACGACTACGCCTATTCCGGCTACTCGCCACAGAAGCTGGCAATCGACGCCCTCGCCGAGGAACTCGGCTTCGAGGTCCTCTCCCTGCCGACAGGACAGGGACTTATCGCGAAGCTGTCCCGCTCTGCCGGATCGGGGCACGCAGCAGCGGCCCAGGCGAATCCGGCACCGCCCCCGAGCGGGTCGCGAACCGGGACGGCAACGAAACCTCCGGTATCGTCTGGTCCAATGCTCTCACACTACTACGACGAACAAGCCATGCGACGAATCGCCGGCACGGGAACCGACTATCGAAAGATCATCGGCGGATTGTGGGAGGAGCTGGGCTCGCTGCAGCTCGAGCATCTCCGTTCCGTCGGAATGCAGCCCGAACACAGACTGCTGGACATCGGTTGTGGGTCTCTTCGGCTCGGGGTGAAGGCCGTACGCTTTCTCGATGCCGGAAACTACCTGGGCACGGATCTCAATGAGTCCTTTCTGGAGGCCGGATATCAACGGGAGATCCTGCCTGCTGGGCTCGGCGATAAGCTGCCGCGTTCAAATCTCGTGGTCGACAGGGAATTCGAGTTCCCCGGAATTCGCAAAGACATCGACTTCGCCATCGCGCAGTCGGTGTTCACGCATCTCCCGCCCAATCATCTGCGGCTCTGCCTTGCGAGGCTTGCCGACCATCTGGATGGACCTTGCACCTTTCTCTTCACGGTCTATCTCGCTCCGGAAGGTCGGGACGCCGAGTCGTTTGAACAATATCCCGGGGTCATTACCCATCCGCACAAGGATCCCTATCACTACAGGCGCGAGGATATTCAGCACGCTGTGATCGGATTGCCTTGGGTGGTCGAATATATCGGGCCGTGGGGTCATCCGAAGGACCAGACAATGGTCCGAGCGCGGCTGGTCCGTTGA
- a CDS encoding NAD(P)-dependent oxidoreductase, protein MADTEETIGFIGLGLMGHGMAKNVVEKGYSLTALAHRNRKPLEDLVARGAREAATPQDVAERSSVVVLCVTGSREVEALIRGDKGLAAGLRPGSVVIDCSTSDPNSTIALADFLAGRGIDYVDAPLSRTPKEAWEGTLDTMVGAEPTVFERVRPIIATWAARIVHIGGVGDGHRMKLLNNFVSLGYAAIYAEALVLAEKVGISPQRFDAVIRGGRMDCGFYQTFMGYAIDGNREAHRFTLSNALKDLTYLESMADAARVANPLGNATKNAFAMAVAGGGAGPEDYVPHLVDHVARLNGAGPGGLPGKGKPGV, encoded by the coding sequence ATGGCGGACACTGAGGAAACGATCGGATTCATCGGCCTCGGGCTGATGGGCCACGGCATGGCGAAGAACGTGGTGGAGAAGGGCTATTCGCTCACCGCGCTCGCCCATCGAAACCGCAAGCCGCTCGAAGATCTCGTCGCCCGCGGTGCCCGGGAGGCGGCCACGCCGCAGGACGTCGCGGAGCGCTCCTCGGTGGTCGTTCTCTGCGTGACCGGCTCGCGCGAGGTCGAGGCGCTGATCCGTGGCGACAAAGGGCTCGCGGCGGGGCTCCGGCCGGGCTCGGTCGTCATCGACTGCTCGACCTCCGATCCGAACTCGACGATCGCGCTGGCCGACTTCCTGGCGGGCCGCGGGATCGACTACGTCGACGCGCCGCTGTCGCGCACGCCGAAGGAGGCGTGGGAAGGCACGCTCGACACGATGGTCGGCGCGGAGCCCACCGTGTTCGAGCGGGTCCGGCCGATCATCGCCACCTGGGCGGCCCGTATCGTCCACATCGGCGGCGTCGGCGACGGGCACCGGATGAAGCTCCTCAACAATTTCGTCTCGCTCGGCTATGCCGCCATCTATGCCGAGGCGCTTGTGCTCGCCGAAAAGGTCGGCATTTCGCCGCAGCGCTTCGACGCGGTGATCCGCGGCGGCCGCATGGATTGCGGCTTCTACCAGACCTTCATGGGCTACGCGATCGACGGCAACCGAGAGGCGCATCGCTTCACGCTGAGCAATGCGCTGAAGGATCTCACCTATCTTGAATCAATGGCGGATGCGGCGCGCGTCGCCAACCCGCTCGGCAACGCGACCAAAAACGCATTCGCGATGGCGGTCGCCGGCGGGGGTGCCGGACCGGAGGACTATGTCCCACACCTCGTCGACCATGTAGCGCGCCTCAACGGCGCCGGGCCTGGCGGCCTGCCGGGCAAGGGAAAGCCCGGAGTCTGA